One window from the genome of Ramlibacter henchirensis encodes:
- a CDS encoding DUF305 domain-containing protein — MGQAVLTGMDKLSDPLWQRLDDFMRFVIAAWDPQRPHGAATSQTQGGHAHGAQPAGPGSARTAYAATMARMHQGMDAALDERDADVSFVKGMIAHHQGAIDMARIQLQHGKDPANNQLAQHIIAEQERELAQMKEWLRRRGS, encoded by the coding sequence GTGGGGCAGGCCGTCCTGACCGGCATGGACAAGCTCAGCGATCCGCTCTGGCAGCGCCTGGACGACTTCATGCGCTTCGTGATCGCCGCCTGGGATCCGCAGCGTCCGCATGGCGCCGCGACATCACAGACCCAGGGCGGCCATGCACACGGCGCCCAACCCGCCGGGCCTGGGAGTGCGCGTACCGCCTATGCGGCCACCATGGCCAGGATGCACCAGGGGATGGACGCGGCGCTCGACGAGCGGGACGCGGATGTCTCCTTCGTCAAGGGCATGATCGCGCACCACCAGGGCGCCATCGACATGGCGCGCATCCAGCTGCAGCACGGAAAGGATCCTGCCAACAACCAGCTGGCGCAGCACATCATCGCGGAGCAGGAACGCGAGCTCGCGCAGATGAAAGAGTGGCTGCGGCGACGCGGATCCTGA
- a CDS encoding tetratricopeptide repeat protein yields MACETWERIVVDHPRDVAALLFAHLFDFYRGDALNLRRRPERVLPHWSPDLPLYGYVLGMHAFGLEESGHYGQAEDTGRAALEVNRRDPWAIHAVTHVFEMLGRHEDGTRWLSGRAGDWAADNGFAFHNWFHAALFHLERMDTAAALSVYDQHLAPATDMALQRVDGTAILWRLKLLGMDVTERFERLRSFWHDRGPAAGFYAFNDVHSLLAHIGAGDGEQFANSRDSLLACMAMPESCGSSNRRMASEIGLPLARALTAYAREDFASAAEGLLHVRDRAHGFGGSHAQRDVLTLTLLDSAVRSGQAALARHLLNERHMTKAATALTAYWQQRIAAA; encoded by the coding sequence ATGGCGTGCGAGACCTGGGAGCGCATCGTCGTCGACCATCCCCGTGACGTCGCCGCGCTGCTCTTCGCGCACCTGTTCGACTTCTATCGCGGCGACGCGCTCAACCTGCGCCGCCGCCCGGAACGGGTGCTGCCGCACTGGTCGCCCGACCTGCCGCTCTACGGCTACGTGCTGGGCATGCATGCGTTCGGGCTCGAGGAGTCGGGCCACTATGGACAGGCCGAGGACACGGGACGCGCCGCGCTGGAGGTGAACCGGCGCGATCCCTGGGCGATCCACGCGGTGACCCACGTGTTCGAGATGCTGGGCCGCCACGAGGACGGCACGCGCTGGCTCTCGGGGCGCGCCGGCGACTGGGCCGCCGACAACGGCTTCGCCTTCCACAACTGGTTCCATGCCGCCCTGTTCCACCTCGAACGAATGGACACGGCCGCCGCCCTGTCGGTGTATGACCAGCATCTCGCGCCGGCGACCGACATGGCATTGCAACGCGTGGACGGCACCGCGATCCTCTGGCGCCTCAAGCTGCTGGGGATGGACGTCACCGAGCGCTTCGAGCGCCTGCGCTCCTTCTGGCACGACCGCGGCCCGGCCGCGGGGTTCTACGCCTTCAACGACGTGCATTCGCTGCTCGCGCACATCGGCGCGGGCGATGGCGAGCAGTTCGCGAATTCGCGCGACAGCCTGCTGGCGTGCATGGCCATGCCGGAGTCCTGCGGTTCGTCCAACCGGCGGATGGCTTCGGAGATCGGCCTGCCGCTCGCGCGTGCACTGACCGCGTACGCACGAGAAGACTTCGCGTCCGCGGCGGAAGGCCTGCTGCACGTGCGCGACCGCGCGCACGGCTTCGGCGGCAGCCACGCCCAGCGCGACGTGCTCACGCTCACGTTGCTGGATTCCGCGGTGCGATCGGGCCAGGCCGCATTGGCGCGTCACCTGCTGAACGAGCGGCACATGACGAAGGCGGCCACCGCGCTCACCGCCTACTGGCAGCAGCGCATCGCCGCGGCGTGA
- a CDS encoding ATP-dependent DNA helicase, producing MQYTVPVRTLCEFTAKAGDLDLRFTPAPTALEGLAGHAAVTSRRGAGYEREVTLEGEFGRLRVRGRADGYDPARNRLEEIKTHRGALSRQPANHRHLHWAQARVYGSLLCEARGIESLVVALVYFDIGSQKETVLEAVHTRAELRAFFEAQCTSFLAWADQELAHRERRDAAMTTLAFPHPDFREGQRDLAEAAYRAAARGRCLLAQAPTGIGKTVGTLFPVLKAMPGRRLDKVFFLAAKTPGRQLALDALDRIAAPGTPLRVLELTARDKACEHPDNACHGDSCPLAKGFYDRLSGARAAALERGRMDRESLRETALAHQVCPYYLSQEVARWSDVVVGDYNYFFDGSALLHALAQEHGWRAALLVDEAHNLPDRGREMYSAQMDPAALHAVRRTAPPGVRRSMGRLAKAWHDLAASQSTDYASYETLPQDWFAALQHTAATIADHLAEAPHEPAPQLQQFWFDSLGMLRLAETFGEHSVFDVTLRAGPRGPQALPCIRNLIPAPFLGPRVRDAHAAILFSATLNPFGFYRDTLGLPEDTASCDVASPFTSEQLSVRLVRSISTRWQDRDRSIEPIAGLIAQHYAGQPGNYLAFFSSFDYMRRVAALLRETNPELPVFEQSPAMPEAQRREFLDRFVAGGRAIGFAVLGGSFGEGIDLPGDRLVGAFIATLGLPQVNPVNEEMRRRMGRAFGAGYDYAYLYPGIRKVVQAAGRVIRTREDRGVVVLIDDRFAKPEVRALLPSWWEVQAVQA from the coding sequence ATGCAGTACACCGTCCCGGTCCGCACGCTGTGCGAGTTCACCGCCAAGGCCGGCGACCTCGACTTGCGTTTCACGCCGGCTCCGACGGCGCTCGAAGGCCTCGCCGGCCATGCGGCGGTGACCTCCCGCCGCGGCGCGGGCTACGAGCGCGAGGTGACGCTGGAAGGCGAGTTCGGGCGGCTGCGCGTGCGCGGCCGCGCCGACGGCTACGACCCGGCGCGCAACCGGCTGGAGGAGATCAAGACCCACCGCGGCGCCCTTTCGCGGCAACCGGCCAACCACCGCCACCTGCACTGGGCGCAGGCGCGCGTCTACGGCTCGCTGCTGTGCGAGGCGCGCGGCATCGAGTCGCTGGTGGTCGCGCTGGTCTATTTCGACATCGGATCGCAGAAGGAGACGGTGCTGGAAGCGGTCCACACCCGGGCCGAGCTGCGCGCCTTCTTCGAAGCGCAGTGCACGAGCTTTCTCGCCTGGGCCGACCAGGAACTGGCGCACCGCGAGCGCCGTGACGCCGCGATGACCACCCTTGCCTTCCCGCATCCGGACTTCCGTGAAGGACAGCGCGACCTGGCGGAGGCGGCCTACCGCGCCGCCGCGCGCGGGCGATGCCTGCTCGCCCAGGCCCCGACCGGAATCGGCAAGACCGTGGGCACGCTGTTCCCGGTGCTCAAGGCGATGCCGGGCCGCCGGCTGGACAAGGTGTTCTTCCTCGCGGCCAAGACGCCCGGCCGCCAGCTCGCGCTGGACGCGCTGGACCGCATCGCCGCGCCGGGCACGCCGCTGCGCGTGCTCGAACTCACGGCGCGCGACAAGGCCTGCGAGCATCCGGACAACGCCTGCCACGGCGACTCCTGCCCGCTCGCGAAGGGCTTCTACGACCGGCTGTCGGGCGCGCGCGCCGCGGCGCTGGAGCGTGGCCGGATGGATCGCGAGAGCCTTCGCGAGACGGCGCTGGCGCACCAGGTCTGCCCCTATTACCTCTCGCAGGAAGTGGCGCGCTGGTCCGACGTGGTCGTGGGCGACTACAACTACTTCTTCGACGGGTCCGCGCTGCTGCATGCGCTGGCGCAGGAGCACGGCTGGCGCGCCGCGCTGCTGGTGGACGAGGCGCACAACCTGCCCGACCGCGGCCGCGAGATGTATTCGGCGCAGATGGATCCGGCGGCGCTCCACGCCGTTCGCCGCACGGCGCCGCCGGGCGTGAGGCGCTCGATGGGGCGGCTGGCCAAGGCCTGGCACGACCTCGCTGCTTCCCAGTCGACGGACTACGCGAGCTACGAGACCTTGCCACAGGACTGGTTCGCGGCCTTGCAGCACACCGCCGCCACGATCGCCGACCACCTGGCGGAAGCACCGCACGAGCCCGCGCCCCAGCTGCAGCAGTTCTGGTTCGACTCGCTCGGCATGCTGCGTCTGGCGGAGACTTTCGGCGAGCACTCGGTGTTCGACGTCACCCTGCGCGCCGGTCCGCGCGGCCCGCAGGCCCTGCCCTGCATCCGCAACCTGATCCCGGCGCCCTTCCTCGGCCCGCGCGTGCGCGACGCCCATGCGGCGATCCTGTTCTCGGCCACGCTCAATCCTTTCGGCTTCTATCGCGACACGCTCGGCCTGCCCGAGGACACCGCCTCGTGCGACGTAGCGTCGCCGTTCACGTCCGAGCAGTTGTCCGTGCGGCTGGTGCGCAGCATCTCGACGCGCTGGCAGGATCGCGATCGTTCCATCGAGCCGATCGCGGGGCTCATCGCGCAGCATTACGCCGGGCAGCCGGGCAACTACCTCGCGTTCTTCAGCAGCTTCGACTACATGCGGCGGGTGGCAGCGCTCTTGCGCGAGACGAACCCGGAGTTGCCGGTCTTCGAGCAGTCGCCCGCGATGCCCGAGGCGCAGCGGCGCGAGTTCCTGGACCGCTTCGTCGCGGGTGGGCGCGCGATCGGGTTCGCGGTGTTGGGTGGCTCGTTCGGCGAAGGGATCGACCTTCCCGGGGATCGGCTCGTTGGGGCTTTCATCGCGACGCTGGGTCTGCCGCAGGTGAATCCTGTCAACGAGGAGATGCGGCGACGAATGGGACGGGCGTTCGGGGCGGGATACGACTATGCGTACCTGTATCCGGGGATCCGCAAGGTCGTGCAGGCGGCGGGGCGCGTGATCCGGACGCGGGAGGATCGAGGCGTGGTCGTGCTGATCGACGACCGGTTTGCGAAGCCGGAGGTTCGGGCGTTGTTGCCTTCGTGGTGGGAGGTGCAGGCCGTCCAGGCCTGA
- a CDS encoding DUF3482 domain-containing protein — translation MHDPAASTELIDATEAQARRLVLAQALEAGDPEGRLVGRLEREQVERDSLAATGDPARGEPLDAKAYLLARADRLLGLLSHRQPALAALQHPPAWQTWVAWGLPLLALVAGALVERIDNPKQVNLLSPPLLAFLFWNLAVYLLLFVFAVRPPSADSRLRLSWARRARSLGGRAATGLRGQVAGHFQQAWWQAAGALEGHRWRRILHVSAAAWGVGVALSIVLGGLVREYRIGWESTLLDLPQVHAFLSALFAPVVALTPLQPFSMDELARLHFGTGEGVGREEARRWVFLYLALLGLVVVVPRLLLAAFAWWRERRLARALTLDLGDPSFQPVLGRVRPARVGLLLVHAGRGELAAIEQALRQAGGVPPPEDPREIWTVLSTPRGDALQCGVHTTIAGGATAPATKPSFWARLLAPRSEFAERRSPAADVVLLAADLPLAEPALAACREPGLPVLWLLGQGAEGEASATMRRAGLTGEVLPVSSLPTWREDQRLQAAIARQLPPYKAPGMERLRDAWQQRAQLRLSESMRVLATELLQAAREAHQLAAEPVGVRQLVVRGEREAQQGAQQLAAAAIVTRLRERQAANDARLLSLHSLDGVLPATGWQPVLPQRFDVQQAVHEPQAGLAGAASGAAMGAAVDLMTGGLTLGAAAAIGALVGGGAGLVGAVLKNRRTEPGRTSVALGDEMMLALVQSALVRYLAVAHERRGAADTQRWASLAEEAVAEESAALRQLWAQARAEPEGPAEARLTELLQRLAQQVLSQLHGPV, via the coding sequence TTGCACGACCCTGCCGCTTCCACCGAACTGATCGACGCCACCGAGGCGCAGGCGCGCCGCCTGGTGCTGGCGCAGGCGCTGGAGGCAGGCGATCCCGAAGGCAGGCTGGTCGGCCGGCTCGAGCGGGAGCAGGTCGAGCGCGATTCGCTGGCGGCCACCGGCGACCCGGCGCGCGGCGAGCCACTCGATGCCAAGGCCTACCTGCTCGCCCGGGCCGACCGGCTGCTGGGCCTGTTGTCGCACCGGCAGCCCGCGTTGGCGGCCTTGCAGCATCCGCCCGCGTGGCAGACCTGGGTCGCCTGGGGACTGCCGCTGCTCGCCCTCGTCGCCGGCGCGCTGGTCGAGCGCATCGACAATCCCAAGCAGGTCAATCTGCTGTCGCCGCCGCTGCTCGCTTTCCTGTTCTGGAACCTGGCGGTTTATCTCCTGCTGTTCGTCTTCGCAGTGCGCCCTCCATCAGCGGACTCGCGCCTGCGGCTTTCGTGGGCGCGCCGCGCGCGCAGCCTCGGCGGACGCGCAGCGACGGGGCTGCGCGGTCAGGTGGCCGGACATTTCCAGCAGGCCTGGTGGCAGGCCGCCGGCGCGCTGGAAGGGCACCGGTGGCGCCGCATCCTGCACGTCTCGGCGGCGGCCTGGGGCGTCGGTGTGGCGCTCTCCATCGTGCTGGGCGGGCTGGTGCGCGAATACCGCATCGGATGGGAGAGCACGCTGCTGGACCTGCCGCAGGTGCACGCCTTCCTGAGCGCGCTGTTCGCGCCGGTGGTGGCGCTCACGCCGCTGCAGCCGTTCAGCATGGACGAACTGGCGCGCCTGCACTTTGGCACCGGCGAGGGCGTCGGGCGCGAGGAGGCGCGGCGCTGGGTGTTCCTCTACCTGGCCCTGCTCGGGTTGGTCGTGGTCGTGCCGCGGCTGCTGCTCGCCGCGTTCGCGTGGTGGCGCGAACGCCGGCTGGCCCGCGCGCTCACGCTCGACCTCGGCGATCCCTCCTTCCAGCCCGTGCTGGGCCGCGTGCGCCCGGCCCGGGTCGGCCTGTTGCTCGTGCACGCGGGCCGCGGCGAGCTGGCGGCCATCGAACAGGCCCTGCGGCAAGCGGGTGGCGTGCCGCCGCCCGAAGATCCGCGCGAAATCTGGACGGTGCTGTCGACGCCCCGCGGCGACGCGCTGCAATGCGGCGTGCACACGACGATCGCCGGCGGTGCGACTGCACCGGCCACCAAACCCTCCTTCTGGGCCCGCCTGCTCGCGCCGCGCAGCGAGTTCGCCGAGCGGCGCTCGCCCGCCGCCGATGTCGTGCTGCTGGCCGCCGACCTGCCTCTGGCCGAACCGGCGCTGGCCGCCTGCCGCGAGCCCGGCCTGCCCGTGCTGTGGCTGCTGGGGCAGGGCGCCGAGGGCGAAGCCTCCGCCACCATGCGCCGCGCGGGCCTGACCGGCGAAGTGCTGCCGGTCTCGTCGCTGCCCACCTGGCGCGAGGACCAGCGCCTGCAGGCGGCCATCGCGCGCCAGCTGCCGCCGTACAAGGCGCCGGGCATGGAGCGCCTGCGCGATGCGTGGCAGCAGCGCGCGCAGCTGCGCTTGAGCGAATCGATGCGCGTTCTCGCCACCGAACTGCTGCAGGCCGCGCGCGAGGCGCACCAGCTCGCGGCCGAACCGGTCGGCGTGCGCCAGCTGGTCGTGCGTGGCGAGCGCGAGGCGCAGCAGGGCGCGCAGCAGCTCGCAGCGGCGGCCATCGTGACGAGGCTGCGCGAGCGCCAGGCGGCCAACGATGCGCGGCTGCTGTCGCTGCATTCGCTCGATGGCGTGCTGCCCGCCACCGGCTGGCAGCCGGTGCTGCCACAGCGGTTCGACGTGCAGCAGGCGGTCCACGAGCCGCAGGCAGGGCTCGCGGGCGCGGCCAGCGGCGCCGCGATGGGTGCGGCCGTGGACCTGATGACGGGCGGCCTCACGCTCGGCGCGGCCGCCGCCATCGGCGCGCTTGTTGGCGGCGGTGCCGGCCTGGTCGGCGCGGTGTTGAAGAACCGGCGCACGGAACCGGGCCGCACGAGCGTGGCGCTCGGGGACGAGATGATGCTGGCGCTGGTGCAATCGGCGCTGGTGCGCTACCTGGCCGTGGCGCACGAGCGCCGCGGCGCCGCGGACACGCAGCGCTGGGCGTCGTTGGCCGAAGAGGCCGTCGCGGAAGAATCCGCCGCGCTACGCCAGCTGTGGGCGCAAGCGCGCGCGGAACCGGAGGGACCGGCCGAAGCGAGGCTCACGGAACTCCTGCAGCGGCTCGCGCAGCAGGTGCTGTCGCAGCTGCACGGGCCGGTCTGA
- a CDS encoding CsbD family protein, with amino-acid sequence MKQDQVKGKAKQGMGEAQEKVGRMTGNRDQEARGHAKEQEGKVQKKVGDVKDGVDKIIRKP; translated from the coding sequence ATGAAACAGGATCAAGTCAAGGGCAAGGCGAAGCAGGGCATGGGCGAAGCCCAGGAAAAGGTCGGCCGCATGACGGGCAACCGTGACCAGGAAGCGCGCGGCCACGCGAAGGAACAGGAAGGCAAGGTCCAGAAGAAGGTCGGCGACGTCAAGGACGGCGTCGACAAGATCATCCGCAAGCCGTAA
- a CDS encoding ferritin-like domain-containing protein, with protein MQATVPGQNRTGATASPEGTQAMTDAVNELMPPVPIDTGAMEAERLLYIDESETVGSIPPSLGMDGMVKSGMARLKGANPSMLMDKIGERIAFERGGVRLYEALLAKYEAASRSGDVLPPAGEVQEVAEAQGLAVLAPVEGEAPTQTLQRIRSEELAHFQLLCAAMTQMGGDPTAQTPCADVTATASMGLMQVLTDPRTTLAQCLNTILTAELTDNAGWELLIQLAEQAGEGELAGRFLGALAQEQEHLVTVKGWLTTLVTEGAGTPAV; from the coding sequence ATGCAAGCCACCGTTCCCGGCCAGAACAGGACCGGCGCCACCGCCTCGCCCGAGGGCACGCAGGCGATGACCGACGCCGTCAACGAATTGATGCCCCCCGTCCCCATCGACACCGGCGCGATGGAAGCCGAGCGCCTGCTCTACATCGACGAGTCCGAAACCGTCGGCTCGATCCCGCCGTCGCTGGGCATGGACGGCATGGTGAAGTCCGGCATGGCTCGGCTCAAGGGCGCGAACCCTTCGATGCTGATGGACAAGATCGGCGAACGCATCGCCTTCGAGCGCGGCGGCGTGCGGCTGTATGAAGCTCTTTTGGCCAAGTACGAAGCGGCGAGCCGCTCAGGTGACGTGCTGCCGCCCGCGGGCGAGGTGCAGGAAGTCGCCGAGGCCCAGGGCCTGGCCGTGCTCGCGCCGGTCGAGGGCGAAGCCCCCACCCAGACGCTGCAGCGCATCCGCTCCGAGGAACTGGCCCACTTCCAGCTGCTGTGCGCAGCCATGACGCAAATGGGCGGCGACCCGACCGCGCAAACGCCCTGCGCCGACGTGACCGCCACGGCCTCGATGGGACTGATGCAGGTGCTGACCGATCCGCGCACGACGCTGGCCCAGTGCCTCAACACGATCCTCACCGCGGAGCTGACCGACAACGCCGGCTGGGAGCTGCTGATCCAGCTGGCCGAGCAGGCCGGCGAAGGGGAACTGGCCGGGCGTTTCCTCGGCGCGCTTGCGCAGGAGCAGGAGCACCTGGTCACCGTCAAGGGCTGGCTCACGACCCTCGTGACCGAGGGCGCCGGCACTCCTGCGGTCTGA
- a CDS encoding alpha/beta fold hydrolase, whose translation MNQHEVSTPRRGLAALLLSTLFGRAAAQPAPPRSGRPARVGIVLLHGIGATGESMEPLAARWRREGWTVSTPDLPYGGPAAFSRDVATAEAIVSGELDKLRRAGAERLVLAGFSIGGFFAAHMAGRTPVDALVSIAPNGGSDMKKVDDQLARARELIARGRGQDRTLLYDAAVVGDERYELPNATPAAYVSWYDPAGVMNWRAVWGRLRPGTPVFLVVPTKDLANLRKVKRELWEGLPPHPANRLYEPRADHLGASMASADAAAAWLRETVESRA comes from the coding sequence ATGAACCAACATGAGGTGAGCACCCCGCGCCGGGGCCTGGCGGCGCTGCTGTTGTCGACGCTCTTCGGGCGGGCCGCCGCGCAGCCCGCGCCGCCCAGATCCGGCCGCCCGGCACGCGTGGGCATCGTGCTGCTGCACGGCATCGGCGCGACCGGCGAGAGCATGGAGCCGCTCGCGGCGCGCTGGCGCCGCGAGGGCTGGACCGTCAGCACGCCCGACCTTCCCTATGGCGGGCCGGCCGCGTTCAGCCGCGACGTGGCCACAGCGGAAGCCATCGTGTCGGGCGAGCTGGACAAGCTGCGGCGCGCCGGCGCCGAGCGGCTGGTGCTGGCGGGCTTCAGCATCGGCGGCTTCTTCGCAGCGCACATGGCCGGCCGCACGCCGGTCGACGCGCTGGTGTCGATCGCACCCAATGGCGGCTCCGACATGAAGAAGGTGGACGACCAGCTCGCGCGCGCCCGCGAGCTGATCGCGCGAGGGCGCGGCCAGGATCGCACGCTGCTCTACGACGCGGCAGTCGTCGGCGATGAGCGCTACGAACTGCCGAACGCGACGCCGGCGGCCTACGTCTCCTGGTACGACCCCGCGGGCGTCATGAACTGGCGCGCGGTGTGGGGGCGATTGCGGCCCGGCACGCCCGTGTTCCTCGTGGTCCCGACCAAGGACCTGGCCAACCTGCGCAAGGTCAAGCGCGAGCTCTGGGAAGGCCTGCCGCCCCATCCCGCCAACCGGCTTTACGAACCACGAGCGGACCACCTGGGCGCGTCGATGGCATCGGCCGACGCCGCCGCCGCGTGGCTGCGCGAGACGGTCGAGTCACGCGCCTGA
- a CDS encoding patatin-like phospholipase family protein: MTTTINLALQGGGSHGAFTWGVLDALLEDGRLSFEGISGTSAGAMNAVAMVTGWATARRAKRDPREAARESLAGFWDEVAALGAAGSVHKKLFASLWSGPLGAWGFLSPQPMSPYQFNPLDLNPLRTLLERRVDFEAIRRDPAHRVYVAATHVATGRAAIFHGRALTVEAVMASACLPQLFQASLIDGEAYWDGGFSANPALTPLVMQSRARDALIVQINPLMRPGTPRAAGEILDRVTELSFNASLLTQVRLAHAFNRLVENGAQLAEGRGPMRLHRVEGWKAMEDLPRSSRASADPVLIRNLFLAGRDSAAAWLERRFGDIGQRSTIDVEKEYGDDTWLKVAPPREPAVRRLPGASSVQRLLRYVFKHRSKR; the protein is encoded by the coding sequence ATGACTACAACAATCAACCTGGCCTTGCAGGGGGGCGGGTCGCACGGGGCCTTCACCTGGGGGGTTCTCGATGCGCTGCTCGAAGACGGACGCCTTTCGTTCGAGGGGATCAGCGGCACCAGCGCCGGCGCGATGAATGCGGTGGCAATGGTGACGGGCTGGGCCACCGCACGCCGCGCGAAGCGTGACCCGCGGGAGGCGGCTCGCGAGAGCCTGGCGGGCTTCTGGGACGAGGTGGCGGCGCTCGGCGCGGCGGGCTCGGTGCACAAGAAGCTGTTCGCCAGCCTGTGGTCCGGGCCGCTGGGCGCCTGGGGATTCCTGTCGCCGCAGCCGATGTCGCCCTACCAGTTCAATCCGCTGGACCTCAATCCGCTGCGCACGTTGCTGGAACGGCGGGTGGATTTCGAGGCGATCCGCCGTGATCCCGCGCACCGCGTGTACGTCGCCGCGACGCACGTGGCCACCGGGCGCGCGGCGATCTTCCACGGCCGCGCACTCACGGTGGAAGCCGTCATGGCCTCGGCGTGCCTTCCGCAGCTGTTCCAGGCCTCGCTGATCGACGGCGAGGCCTACTGGGACGGCGGCTTCTCGGCCAACCCGGCGCTCACGCCGCTGGTGATGCAATCGCGCGCCCGCGATGCGCTGATCGTGCAGATCAATCCGCTGATGCGGCCGGGCACGCCCCGGGCCGCGGGCGAGATCCTGGACCGGGTGACGGAGCTTTCCTTCAATGCCAGCCTGCTCACGCAGGTGAGGCTCGCGCATGCGTTCAACCGGCTGGTCGAAAACGGCGCGCAGCTGGCCGAGGGCCGCGGGCCGATGCGCCTGCACCGGGTGGAGGGCTGGAAGGCGATGGAAGACCTGCCAAGATCGAGCCGCGCCAGCGCCGATCCGGTGCTGATCCGCAATCTCTTCCTCGCCGGGCGCGATTCGGCCGCGGCCTGGCTGGAGCGCCGCTTCGGCGACATCGGCCAGCGCAGCACGATCGACGTGGAGAAGGAGTACGGCGACGACACCTGGCTGAAGGTGGCGCCGCCGCGCGAGCCCGCGGTGCGGCGCCTGCCGGGCGCTTCGTCGGTGCAGCGGCTGCTGCGGTACGTGTTCAAGCACCGCAGCAAGCGCTAG
- a CDS encoding DUF6139 family protein, whose protein sequence is MKVDIYRRPEPQHKLSFIAVPAGQEIPQEAINVDWHVVANNVEIDVEAPQLPDYGIDEAAKQIREKGYAITSVYHQVAAGG, encoded by the coding sequence ATGAAAGTGGATATCTACCGCCGGCCCGAGCCGCAGCACAAGCTCTCCTTCATTGCCGTGCCGGCTGGCCAGGAGATCCCGCAGGAAGCCATCAACGTCGACTGGCACGTCGTCGCCAACAACGTCGAGATCGACGTCGAGGCGCCGCAGCTGCCGGACTACGGCATTGACGAGGCCGCCAAGCAGATCCGCGAGAAAGGCTACGCGATCACCAGCGTCTACCACCAGGTCGCAGCGGGCGGCTGA
- a CDS encoding RNA polymerase sigma factor, translating to MSSTLTLQDLLAAAGRGDHAAFAQVYERTHAHLFGVALRILGRHQSAEDVLQEAFINIWKNAASYRSHFGGQEIQPMTWLIAIVRNKALDALRSRSRRNETELDEEQGDETAAGHASAPSALDLFTAATQALSIDGCMNALDGTHRQSLALAYYQGLSHSEVAAQMGAPLGSVKAWIRRGLDKLKDCLKAQGVAA from the coding sequence ATGAGCTCCACCCTGACGTTGCAGGATCTGCTCGCGGCTGCCGGTCGAGGCGACCATGCAGCGTTCGCGCAGGTGTACGAGCGCACGCACGCGCATCTGTTCGGCGTGGCACTGCGTATCTTGGGCAGACACCAGTCGGCCGAAGACGTGCTGCAGGAAGCCTTCATCAACATCTGGAAGAACGCCGCCTCCTACCGCAGCCATTTCGGCGGGCAGGAGATCCAGCCCATGACCTGGCTCATCGCCATCGTGCGCAACAAGGCCCTGGACGCCTTGCGCAGCCGCTCGCGCCGCAACGAGACCGAGCTGGATGAGGAACAGGGCGACGAAACCGCCGCCGGGCATGCGAGCGCACCGAGCGCGCTGGACCTCTTCACCGCGGCCACGCAGGCCCTGTCCATCGACGGTTGCATGAACGCGCTCGACGGCACGCATCGCCAGAGCCTCGCGCTGGCGTACTACCAGGGCCTGTCGCACAGTGAGGTCGCTGCGCAGATGGGCGCGCCGCTGGGCTCGGTGAAAGCGTGGATCCGCCGCGGCCTGGACAAGCTCAAGGACTGCCTGAAGGCGCAAGGAGTCGCCGCGTGA
- a CDS encoding anti-sigma factor has translation MRYADPALVDQLASAYVLGTMSARARRRFERLQRERADVQLAVAQWEQRLGLLGQSVAPVRPSPRVWAAIEARTRPQSRARGRARWGLPVGLGLGGVVAGAAVSVALLMSAPSLLFTPDRVAMRAGQKLPQSYVGLLTDAQGNGKLLASSLRHGRTLTVKAIGPIDAPAQGRLVLWAVPAGGAPFVLGDVPLKGSATSPLPDTSERLLSNVGKLMVTVETAASPTAPSGPPLYTGNCAKLW, from the coding sequence GTGAGATACGCCGATCCCGCGCTGGTCGACCAACTCGCCTCGGCTTACGTGCTGGGCACGATGTCGGCCCGGGCCCGGCGCCGCTTCGAGCGCCTGCAGCGCGAGCGCGCGGACGTGCAGCTTGCGGTGGCGCAGTGGGAGCAGCGGCTCGGGCTGCTCGGCCAGTCGGTCGCGCCCGTGCGGCCTTCCCCTCGGGTGTGGGCGGCGATCGAGGCGCGGACGCGCCCGCAATCACGCGCTCGGGGCCGCGCGCGGTGGGGGCTGCCCGTGGGCTTGGGCCTCGGTGGCGTCGTGGCGGGCGCCGCGGTGTCCGTTGCGCTGCTGATGTCCGCGCCCTCGCTGCTGTTCACGCCCGACCGGGTGGCGATGCGCGCCGGCCAGAAGCTGCCGCAAAGCTATGTCGGCCTGCTGACCGACGCGCAGGGCAATGGCAAGCTGCTGGCCAGCTCGTTGCGCCACGGCCGCACGCTCACCGTCAAGGCCATCGGACCGATCGACGCGCCGGCGCAGGGCCGCCTCGTGCTCTGGGCCGTGCCGGCCGGCGGTGCGCCCTTCGTGCTCGGGGACGTGCCGCTCAAGGGCTCCGCCACAAGCCCACTGCCGGACACTTCGGAACGCCTGCTGTCGAACGTCGGCAAGCTGATGGTGACCGTCGAAACCGCCGCCTCGCCCACCGCGCCCTCGGGCCCGCCCCTCTACACGGGCAACTGCGCCAAGCTGTGGTGA